The following are from one region of the Nicotiana tomentosiformis chromosome 7, ASM39032v3, whole genome shotgun sequence genome:
- the LOC138895850 gene encoding uncharacterized protein translates to MVGTGDDNIDLATRDANQQREQAARDVEEAAIRDAQIIYEKERGCRIAQNQPLGDFWDGLTPATRRTLSNAAVGLLIKKTPEEIVTILDELSEDANQWPSESVERRRSTSVHQVNANTSMQVHLDAMAKEIRKLTLALIQSEPHAACDIYGRGHPTHECQASTKEVNAVENYNFIAMGQRHPGFSGVHLETVERLDAHGEAIKELGTSLRNMERQVGHIEKILFETVLGTLPTDTKKNPKETMNVKKGLMKTEKKKKEEKAKREEHKESKHMPALPFPKKLCREKLDKQFEKFLDMLKKIHVNLPFTEVLSQMPANAKFLKDILTKK, encoded by the exons ATGGTTGGAACCGGTGATGATAATATAGATTTGGCTACGAGAGATGCAAATCAACAACGAGAACAAGCTGCACGTGATGTAGaagaagcagctattagagatgcacaaattATCTACGAAAAAGAGAGGGGTTgtagaattgctcaaaatcaaccttTGGGT gacttttgggatggattgacacctgCCAcccgtagaacattgagcaatgcagctgtaGGCCTATTGAtaaagaagactccagaggagatagttacaattcttgatgagttatctgaagatgcaaatcaatggccctctgagagtgtggaaagaagaagatcaactagtGTTCACCAGGTTAATGCTAACACATCTATGCAGGTACATCTTGATGCTATGGCcaaagagataaggaagctgaccttagccttgatacaaagtgagcctcacgcagcttgtgatatatatggaagaggacacccgactcatgagtgtcaagcctcaactaagGAAGTAAATGCTGTGGAAAATTACAATTTCattgcaatgggtcagaggcaccctgGTTTTTCAGGAGTTCACTTGGAG ACAGTTGAGAGGCTAGACGCTCATGGAGAagctatcaaagaattgggcacTAGTTTGCGAAAcatggagagacaagtgggacatattgaaaaaatattatttgagacGGTTCTAGGCACTCTCCCTACTGACACTaaaaagaatcccaaagaaacaatgaatgtt aagaaaggcctgatgaaaactgagaagaagaagaaggaagaaaaagcaAAAAGGGAGGAACATAAGGAGAGCAAacatatgcctgctttacctttccctAAAAAGCTATGTAgggaaaagctggacaagcagtttgagaaatTTCTAGATATGCTGAAAAAGATTCATGTGAACTTACCTTTCACAGAAGTactctcacaaatgccagctaatgccaaattcttgaaggatatCCTTACAAAAAAATGA